TGCCGTCCTCTGCGTCATCTGCCGGGCCAGTGCGGCCACGGCACGCGCCTGCAACTGCTTGACGGCCCCGGCCGTCCTGCCCATCGCCTCAGCCGCCTCCAGAATGGGCAGCCCGGCCCCGTAGCGCAGCGCCAGCACCTGTTGCTGCTCTTCGGTCAGTGCCTGCATCGCGTCGGCGAGAGCGATACGCTCCTCGTCGCGGGCGATGGCCGTGTCGAGATCGCCAAGAGGATCCTCATCGTTCCCGGCCACGATATCGTCGAGCCCGACCTCGGGGTGCCGATAGACCCGCCGGTAGTGGCCGCGCACGACGTTCTTGGCGACGCCGAACAGCCAGCCCTGCAGCGTCGTCTGCGGCGGCCGCGGCCCGTCGATCGCCTCGAGGAACCGGACGAACACGTCGCTCGTCAGGTCGGCGGCCAGGTCCGGGTCCGCGACCTGCAGCGAGACGAAGCGATGGATCACCGGGTGGTAGCGGTCGTGGATCTCGATGAGCGCCGCACGATCGCCGGCCAGCACGCGCGTCAGCAGCGCGGCCTCCGCCGGCACGGCCGCTCGCTCGGGGTGGGTGGGCTCACTCGTCATCCGTCTGGATTGTGGCGCACGCCACGCCGATCGGGAAA
Above is a window of Candidatus Avedoeria danica DNA encoding:
- a CDS encoding sigma-70 family RNA polymerase sigma factor encodes the protein MPAEAALLTRVLAGDRAALIEIHDRYHPVIHRFVSLQVADPDLAADLTSDVFVRFLEAIDGPRPPQTTLQGWLFGVAKNVVRGHYRRVYRHPEVGLDDIVAGNDEDPLGDLDTAIARDEERIALADAMQALTEEQQQVLALRYGAGLPILEAAEAMGRTAGAVKQLQARAVAALARQMTQRTASV